One genomic window of Haloferax mediterranei ATCC 33500 includes the following:
- a CDS encoding nucleoside phosphorylase, producing the protein MAKQPHLLIEEGDVNDIALIPGDPGRVDRIAKQCENVEEVAQNREYKIVNAEYDGVPITISSTGIGCPSAAIAVEELSRVGVETFIRVGTTGALQEDIEIGDMIVATGAAKEEGTSKRYESEVIPAVPDYDVLTSLVDSAEANDEEVHVGPIVSDDAFYNESDEYVKNWNAAGLLAIEMEAATVFSLARRKGLRAGAICTVDGNLVAGTQKGADSDDELPEKAKNNVERAISITLDAATNLA; encoded by the coding sequence ATGGCGAAGCAACCCCATCTCCTCATCGAAGAAGGCGACGTGAACGATATCGCACTCATCCCGGGCGACCCGGGACGTGTCGACCGAATCGCCAAGCAGTGCGAAAACGTCGAGGAAGTCGCACAGAACCGCGAGTACAAAATCGTCAACGCGGAGTACGACGGCGTCCCGATTACCATCTCTTCGACCGGTATCGGTTGCCCGTCTGCCGCTATCGCCGTCGAAGAACTCTCCCGCGTCGGTGTGGAGACGTTCATCCGCGTTGGTACCACCGGTGCCCTACAGGAGGACATCGAAATCGGTGACATGATTGTCGCCACGGGTGCCGCAAAAGAGGAAGGGACCTCCAAGCGCTACGAGTCCGAGGTCATTCCGGCCGTTCCGGACTACGACGTGCTCACCTCGCTCGTCGATTCCGCGGAAGCGAACGACGAAGAGGTACACGTCGGTCCCATCGTCTCCGACGACGCATTCTACAACGAGTCCGACGAGTACGTGAAAAACTGGAACGCGGCTGGGCTCCTCGCTATCGAGATGGAAGCCGCGACAGTGTTCTCGCTCGCTCGCCGGAAGGGCCTCCGCGCAGGCGCAATCTGTACGGTCGACGGCAACCTCGTCGCAGGGACCCAGAAGGGTGCCGACTCCGACGATGAACTGCCCGAGAAGGCGAAGAATAACGTCGAGCGCGCCATTAGTATCACCCTCGACGCTGCAACTAACCTCGCGTAG
- a CDS encoding carbohydrate kinase family protein, whose product MSRVICAGHVNWDVTLRVDALPDPDGEATVESRVGAGGGSAANVASGLVGLGVPSSLLGSVGDDEHGHAAVAELASKGVDCRYVERVDHGPTTVKYVVVDAAGEVFVLGSPGVNEAFEASNLPAESLAAADHLHLTSQAPATAAALARRATEVGTTVSFDPGRRIGDRGYTDALRQVDFVFLNDREAATALGEASANDSNAATNGSAVAKVLEQTTLVLKHGPNGAEVRDDGEQHVHPGYPIDAVDTTGAGDAFASGFIAARIEGTSYERALTIANACGALTAAEPGARTQLSWQRLDDLIDG is encoded by the coding sequence ATGTCCCGTGTCATCTGCGCCGGCCACGTGAACTGGGACGTCACCCTCCGCGTGGACGCACTCCCCGACCCAGACGGTGAGGCGACCGTCGAGTCACGTGTCGGCGCTGGCGGCGGAAGCGCCGCCAACGTTGCCAGCGGTCTCGTCGGCCTGGGCGTTCCGTCGTCACTTCTCGGGAGCGTCGGCGACGACGAACACGGCCACGCCGCCGTCGCCGAACTCGCCTCGAAAGGGGTCGACTGCCGGTACGTCGAACGTGTCGACCACGGCCCGACGACCGTCAAGTACGTCGTCGTCGACGCCGCGGGCGAGGTGTTCGTCCTCGGGTCTCCCGGCGTCAACGAGGCGTTCGAGGCGTCGAATTTGCCAGCCGAATCGCTGGCCGCCGCCGACCACCTCCACTTGACGAGTCAGGCACCAGCGACGGCTGCCGCGCTCGCCCGCCGAGCCACCGAAGTCGGGACGACGGTCAGTTTCGACCCCGGGCGGCGCATCGGCGACCGGGGCTACACCGACGCGCTTCGACAGGTCGATTTCGTCTTCCTCAACGACCGCGAGGCCGCGACCGCACTCGGTGAAGCCAGCGCGAACGACAGCAACGCCGCCACGAACGGAAGCGCAGTCGCCAAGGTACTCGAACAGACCACACTCGTCCTCAAACACGGGCCGAACGGTGCAGAAGTTCGAGACGACGGTGAGCAACACGTCCATCCGGGATATCCCATCGACGCCGTGGACACGACCGGTGCGGGCGATGCGTTCGCTTCGGGTTTCATCGCCGCCCGAATCGAGGGAACATCCTACGAGCGGGCACTTACCATCGCAAACGCGTGCGGCGCGCTGACCGCGGCCGAACCCGGTGCGCGAACACAACTGAGTTGGCAGCGACTAGACGACCTTATCGACGGCTAA
- a CDS encoding DUF63 family protein — MAILPEGFALPPLPYLVVLVAGLVGVGVGLVRTRPTVSSAHVLALVPWMVTGSVLHVLYVVGLLPPVVEPLAGTPSVYVTVAIVAGATWLVLDAASAASPRALAGPGLVVAGGLVAATIAAGLQRGTLALFWPGIGLVVSLVISPIAWLVVQRLSPEAATAGSLGLLAIFGHTLDAVSTAVGIDVLGFGERTPLSQVILEVAAALPTAETLGIGWLFVLVKLAVVGLVVTLLADYVREEPTEGALLLGFVAAVGLGPGVHNLLLFAIAGA, encoded by the coding sequence ATGGCCATCCTCCCCGAAGGATTCGCGCTCCCCCCGCTGCCGTATCTCGTCGTCCTCGTCGCGGGACTCGTTGGTGTCGGCGTCGGACTGGTTCGAACGCGCCCGACCGTCTCGTCGGCGCACGTCCTCGCACTCGTCCCGTGGATGGTGACCGGGTCGGTGCTGCACGTCCTGTACGTGGTCGGACTGCTTCCGCCAGTCGTCGAACCGCTGGCCGGGACGCCATCGGTCTACGTCACGGTGGCAATCGTCGCCGGTGCGACGTGGCTCGTGCTCGATGCGGCCAGCGCTGCCTCGCCGCGAGCGCTTGCAGGTCCCGGACTCGTCGTCGCGGGCGGACTCGTCGCGGCGACCATCGCAGCAGGACTCCAGCGCGGGACGCTCGCCCTGTTTTGGCCGGGTATCGGTCTCGTCGTCTCACTCGTTATTAGCCCGATTGCGTGGCTGGTCGTCCAGCGGCTTTCCCCGGAGGCGGCCACAGCAGGCTCGCTCGGATTGCTCGCCATCTTCGGTCACACCCTCGACGCCGTCTCGACCGCCGTCGGCATCGACGTGCTCGGGTTCGGTGAGCGAACGCCGCTCTCGCAGGTCATCCTCGAAGTTGCCGCCGCGCTTCCGACCGCCGAAACGCTCGGTATCGGATGGCTCTTCGTGCTCGTGAAACTCGCCGTGGTGGGTCTCGTCGTGACGCTCCTCGCCGACTACGTCCGCGAGGAACCGACCGAAGGCGCGCTCCTCTTGGGCTTCGTCGCCGCCGTGGGTCTCGGACCGGGGGTTCACAATCTGCTGTTGTTCGCGATTGCCGGTGCGTAA
- the deoC gene encoding deoxyribose-phosphate aldolase, which yields MNRDDLAARIDHTVLGPETTMADVESVLDDADEWGMNACIPPCYVAEASEYAPDVLLATVIGFPHGQNTTVAKREEAVDAWEAGADELDMVINIGRLKAGDDEAVTEDISEVVAAVPIPVKVIIETALLTDEEKHRACEAAAEADAAFVKTSTGFADGGATVEDVELMAEYLPVKASGGVGSYDEALAMFEAGAERIGASSGVEIVSGAPEE from the coding sequence ATGAATCGCGACGACCTCGCCGCCCGTATCGACCACACGGTACTCGGTCCCGAGACGACGATGGCTGACGTAGAATCCGTCCTCGACGACGCCGACGAGTGGGGCATGAACGCCTGCATTCCACCGTGCTACGTCGCCGAGGCGAGCGAGTACGCACCCGACGTGCTGCTCGCGACGGTCATCGGCTTCCCGCACGGCCAGAATACCACCGTCGCCAAGCGCGAAGAAGCGGTCGACGCGTGGGAAGCCGGTGCCGACGAACTGGACATGGTCATCAACATCGGCCGACTCAAAGCCGGAGACGACGAGGCTGTCACCGAGGACATCTCGGAAGTCGTCGCCGCCGTTCCCATCCCGGTGAAGGTCATCATCGAGACGGCGCTTCTCACCGACGAAGAGAAGCACCGCGCCTGCGAGGCGGCCGCCGAGGCCGATGCCGCGTTCGTCAAGACCTCGACCGGCTTCGCCGATGGTGGTGCCACGGTCGAAGACGTGGAACTCATGGCCGAGTATCTGCCCGTGAAGGCCTCCGGCGGCGTCGGGTCGTACGACGAGGCGCTGGCGATGTTCGAAGCCGGTGCAGAGCGTATCGGCGCGTCGTCGGGCGTCGAAATCGTCTCCGGAGCGCCTGAAGAATAG
- a CDS encoding tRNA (N(6)-L-threonylcarbamoyladenosine(37)-C(2))-methylthiotransferase — MARYHIETYGCTSNRGESRAIESALRDAGHYRVDGPEEADVAIMNSCTVVEKTERNMLRRAKELEQETADLIVTGCMALAQGDDFREEDIDAQILHWDDVPTAVTNGECPTPGPGVEPVLDGVVGILPIARGCMSNCSYCITKFATGRVDSPSVEENVEKARALVHAGAKELRITGQDTGVYGWDKGDRKLPELLDRICSEIEGDFRVRVGMANPGGVHGIRQELADVFAEHDKLYNFIHAPVQSGSDEVLEHMRRQHRVDKFKEIVETFDETLDYWTLSTDFIVGYPTETDEDHAKSMDLLREVHPEKINVTRFSKRPGTDAADLKGLGGTIKKERSKEMSETKMDIVAAAYEDMVGTEHDVLVVEEGTGDSVKCRDEAYRQIIVQNASEHGLEPGDFARVKVTAHQTVYAFGELVETRAGPDRERVSA; from the coding sequence ATGGCCCGATACCACATCGAGACGTACGGCTGTACCTCGAACCGCGGCGAGAGCCGCGCCATCGAGAGTGCGCTCCGAGACGCGGGACACTACCGCGTCGATGGCCCCGAGGAAGCCGACGTCGCCATCATGAACTCCTGTACGGTCGTGGAGAAGACGGAGCGGAACATGCTCCGTCGGGCCAAAGAACTCGAACAGGAGACGGCCGACCTCATCGTCACCGGCTGTATGGCGCTCGCACAGGGTGACGACTTCCGCGAGGAGGACATCGACGCCCAGATTCTCCACTGGGACGACGTGCCCACCGCCGTCACCAACGGCGAGTGTCCGACTCCCGGACCCGGCGTCGAACCCGTCTTGGACGGCGTCGTCGGCATTCTGCCTATCGCCCGCGGGTGCATGTCGAACTGCTCGTACTGCATCACGAAGTTCGCGACCGGCCGCGTCGATTCTCCGTCGGTCGAAGAGAACGTCGAGAAGGCTCGTGCGCTCGTCCACGCCGGTGCGAAGGAACTCCGCATCACCGGTCAAGACACCGGCGTCTACGGCTGGGACAAGGGCGACCGCAAGCTTCCCGAACTGCTCGACCGCATCTGCTCCGAAATCGAGGGCGACTTCCGCGTCCGCGTCGGGATGGCTAACCCCGGCGGCGTCCACGGCATTCGGCAGGAACTCGCCGACGTGTTCGCGGAGCACGACAAACTCTACAACTTCATTCACGCCCCCGTCCAGTCGGGGTCCGACGAGGTGCTCGAACACATGCGCCGCCAGCACCGCGTGGACAAGTTCAAGGAAATCGTCGAGACGTTCGACGAGACGCTCGACTACTGGACGCTCTCGACGGACTTCATCGTCGGCTATCCGACCGAGACCGACGAAGACCACGCCAAGTCGATGGACCTGCTCCGCGAGGTCCACCCCGAGAAAATCAACGTCACGCGCTTTTCGAAGCGCCCCGGCACCGACGCCGCCGACCTGAAGGGTCTCGGCGGGACCATCAAGAAGGAACGCTCGAAGGAGATGTCCGAAACGAAGATGGACATCGTCGCCGCCGCCTACGAGGATATGGTCGGGACGGAACACGACGTGCTCGTCGTCGAGGAAGGTACCGGCGACTCCGTGAAGTGCCGCGACGAGGCGTACCGCCAGATTATCGTCCAGAACGCGTCAGAACACGGGCTCGAACCCGGCGATTTCGCCCGTGTGAAGGTGACAGCCCACCAGACCGTCTACGCCTTCGGCGAACTGGTCGAAACGCGCGCCGGACCCGACCGCGAACGCGTGAGCGCCTGA
- a CDS encoding GNAT family N-acetyltransferase has protein sequence MTTEYHLVPEFPDPETYVELREVAGMASRSLAAAKRGVPNTTFGVSIVLDEGTDDLDGGDDGDGSNRVVGMGRLVGDGGTVFQIVDVAVRPEHQGQGLGTRIMDALVDYLDREAPPSAYVNLMADVDGYYERWGFEPTAPASKGMFLRVDDDGVSGREE, from the coding sequence GTGACTACTGAGTACCACCTCGTCCCCGAGTTTCCGGACCCAGAGACGTACGTCGAACTCCGCGAGGTCGCCGGAATGGCTTCCCGCTCGCTCGCCGCTGCGAAACGCGGCGTCCCGAACACGACGTTCGGCGTTAGCATCGTCCTCGACGAAGGGACTGACGACCTCGACGGTGGCGACGACGGCGACGGCAGTAACCGCGTCGTCGGAATGGGCCGACTCGTCGGCGACGGCGGAACCGTCTTTCAGATTGTAGACGTTGCCGTCCGCCCGGAGCACCAAGGGCAGGGCCTCGGCACCCGTATCATGGATGCCCTCGTCGACTACCTCGACCGGGAAGCCCCGCCGTCGGCGTACGTGAACCTCATGGCCGACGTAGACGGCTACTACGAACGCTGGGGGTTCGAACCGACCGCGCCAGCGTCGAAAGGAATGTTTCTACGTGTCGATGATGACGGCGTTTCCGGGCGCGAAGAGTAA
- a CDS encoding S26 family signal peptidase, translated as MSADSPSSARLYAKDVAETIAVVAAVGAILFAVTGVWPPMVAVESPSMEPHLERGDLVLVTDEGRYAGPAADTNNIITANESEGYGRIGGRGDVIVYKQPSRTDSPIIHRAVFHVQKDENWYDKANKSYVLGADSCSELQNCPAPHAGYITRGDNNGYYDQANDIAPPVRPKWIRAKAQFHVPYLGSIRLELQKLA; from the coding sequence GTGTCAGCAGACAGTCCGTCATCCGCGCGTCTGTACGCCAAAGACGTCGCCGAAACGATTGCAGTGGTCGCCGCTGTTGGTGCCATTCTCTTCGCGGTCACCGGTGTCTGGCCACCCATGGTCGCCGTCGAGAGCCCGAGCATGGAACCACACCTCGAACGCGGTGACCTCGTGCTCGTCACCGACGAGGGGCGGTACGCCGGTCCCGCGGCCGACACTAACAACATCATCACGGCGAACGAGAGCGAGGGATACGGACGTATCGGCGGTCGCGGCGATGTCATCGTGTACAAACAGCCGTCCAGAACGGACTCGCCGATAATCCATCGAGCAGTGTTCCATGTCCAAAAGGACGAGAACTGGTACGATAAGGCGAACAAGTCCTACGTTCTCGGCGCGGACTCGTGTTCGGAGTTGCAAAACTGCCCCGCGCCGCACGCCGGATACATCACCCGCGGCGACAACAACGGCTACTACGACCAAGCGAACGACATCGCTCCGCCCGTCCGACCGAAGTGGATTCGGGCGAAAGCACAGTTCCATGTGCCGTATCTCGGTTCGATTCGACTCGAACTGCAAAAGCTGGCCTGA
- a CDS encoding cation diffusion facilitator family transporter yields MERKRAIRRVGLVVLVANVLLVLGKGSVWWTTGSLALGSEAVNSLADTVYSAIIVGGLYLTTKPPDFEHPHGHERIEPFVSLFVAVGIFAAGGAILWQSTSSILTETYGGTAGVLGAAVLVAAALFKYFLYRYCYTVGREQNSPALVAAGLDNRNDILTAGAALVGVAGAQFGYPILDPLAAMVVSIGIIYTGYEIVRDNVNYLVGAAPPEYLRDLIVQTALSHPDVYGAHDVVAHYVGPEVDVSLHIEVEGDMTITEAHDIETWVVEAIGEIDEVDDVFVHVDPKELGEWKDGTDTDRYTIFSPDGGDE; encoded by the coding sequence ATGGAGCGGAAACGGGCCATCCGTCGAGTGGGACTCGTCGTCCTCGTGGCGAACGTGCTTCTCGTCCTCGGAAAGGGAAGTGTGTGGTGGACGACGGGCAGTTTGGCACTCGGGTCGGAGGCCGTCAACAGTCTCGCCGACACCGTCTACAGCGCGATTATCGTCGGCGGACTCTATCTCACGACGAAACCGCCGGACTTCGAGCACCCGCACGGACACGAGCGAATCGAACCGTTCGTCTCGCTGTTCGTCGCTGTCGGTATCTTCGCGGCTGGCGGCGCGATTCTCTGGCAGAGTACGAGTAGCATCCTCACCGAAACCTACGGCGGAACTGCTGGCGTTCTCGGTGCCGCCGTTCTTGTCGCCGCAGCACTGTTCAAATACTTCCTCTATCGCTACTGCTACACGGTCGGACGCGAGCAAAACTCTCCGGCGCTCGTCGCCGCCGGACTCGACAACCGAAACGACATCCTCACCGCGGGCGCGGCGCTCGTCGGCGTCGCCGGTGCACAGTTCGGTTACCCGATTCTCGACCCGCTCGCCGCGATGGTCGTCTCTATCGGCATCATCTACACCGGGTACGAAATCGTCCGCGACAACGTGAACTACCTCGTCGGGGCCGCCCCGCCGGAGTATCTCCGCGACCTTATCGTCCAGACGGCGCTGTCGCACCCTGACGTGTACGGCGCACACGACGTAGTCGCCCACTACGTCGGCCCGGAGGTCGACGTGAGCCTCCACATCGAGGTCGAAGGCGACATGACAATCACGGAAGCCCACGACATCGAAACGTGGGTCGTAGAGGCCATCGGCGAAATAGACGAAGTAGACGACGTGTTCGTCCATGTGGACCCGAAAGAACTCGGCGAGTGGAAAGACGGCACCGACACGGACCGATACACCATCTTTTCCCCGGACGGCGGCGACGAGTAG
- a CDS encoding HIT family protein codes for MDQLFAPWRIEWVARDDDQDAADADDSDDDNCPFCALPERDDDDESKIVARSEHSFVLLNNYPYAPGHVMVIPYRHTGDFADLSDEELLDHARLKSRTLAALDAAFDPDGFNTGENLGGSAAGGSIDDHLHTHVVPRWNGDTNFMPIISDTKVLVQALDDSYEQLSDAFAGLDGAVTDGDNDAVFFELD; via the coding sequence ATGGACCAACTGTTCGCGCCGTGGCGCATCGAGTGGGTCGCCCGCGACGACGACCAGGACGCGGCCGACGCCGACGACTCGGACGACGACAACTGTCCCTTCTGTGCGCTCCCCGAGCGCGACGACGACGACGAGAGCAAAATCGTCGCCCGCTCCGAACACTCGTTCGTCCTCCTCAACAACTACCCGTACGCCCCCGGCCACGTGATGGTCATTCCGTACCGTCACACCGGGGACTTCGCCGACCTCTCGGACGAAGAACTCCTCGACCACGCCCGACTCAAATCACGGACGCTCGCCGCTCTCGATGCCGCGTTCGACCCCGACGGGTTCAACACAGGCGAAAACCTCGGCGGGTCGGCCGCCGGCGGTTCTATCGACGACCACCTTCACACCCACGTCGTCCCGCGGTGGAACGGAGACACCAACTTCATGCCAATCATCTCGGATACGAAAGTGCTCGTGCAGGCGCTGGACGACAGTTACGAACAACTCTCTGACGCCTTCGCGGGTCTCGATGGAGCCGTCACGGACGGCGACAATGACGCGGTTTTCTTTGAATTAGACTGA
- the map gene encoding type II methionyl aminopeptidase, translating to MSIGPLDDETVEKYQKAGEVLRTVMDESAEMVEPGVTHLEVAEYAEERIRELADGCAFPANISINEEASHASPGRDDDTVFGEDMVCLDLGVHVDGYIADSAVTVDLSGNDELVESAEEALDAALDMVEAGAHTGKIGAEIEDVIRGYGYTPVLNLSGHGVEQWDAHTDPTIPNRGADRGVELEVGDVVAIEPFATDGSGKVTEGSKNEIYSLVNDRSVRDRMSRQLLDEVRDKYKLLPFAARWFDGGRSEMAIRRLEQQGVLRGYPVLKEEEGAMVGQAEHTVIVTEDGYENITK from the coding sequence ATGAGTATCGGACCCCTCGACGACGAGACGGTCGAAAAGTATCAGAAGGCAGGGGAGGTCCTCCGCACGGTGATGGACGAGTCGGCCGAGATGGTCGAACCGGGCGTCACCCACCTCGAAGTGGCCGAGTACGCGGAAGAGCGAATCCGCGAACTCGCCGACGGCTGTGCGTTCCCGGCCAACATCAGCATCAACGAAGAAGCGTCTCACGCGAGTCCCGGCCGCGACGACGACACGGTCTTCGGCGAGGACATGGTCTGTCTGGACCTCGGCGTCCACGTCGACGGCTACATCGCCGACTCGGCCGTAACCGTCGACCTTTCCGGCAACGACGAACTCGTCGAGTCCGCAGAGGAGGCACTCGACGCCGCCCTCGATATGGTCGAGGCTGGCGCACACACGGGGAAGATTGGTGCCGAAATCGAAGACGTGATTCGCGGTTACGGCTACACGCCGGTGCTCAATCTCTCCGGTCACGGCGTCGAGCAGTGGGACGCACACACCGACCCGACCATCCCGAACCGCGGCGCAGACCGCGGCGTCGAACTCGAAGTCGGCGACGTCGTCGCCATCGAGCCGTTCGCAACTGACGGCTCCGGAAAGGTCACCGAAGGCTCGAAAAACGAGATTTACAGCCTCGTCAACGACCGCTCGGTCCGCGACCGAATGTCGCGGCAACTCCTCGACGAAGTGCGCGATAAGTACAAACTGCTCCCCTTCGCGGCCCGTTGGTTCGACGGCGGGCGCTCCGAGATGGCTATCCGTCGCCTCGAACAGCAGGGCGTCCTCCGCGGCTACCCCGTCCTGAAGGAAGAAGAGGGTGCGATGGTCGGACAGGCCGAACATACCGTCATCGTCACCGAAGACGGCTACGAGAACATCACGAAGTAA